A section of the Dehalobacter sp. DCM genome encodes:
- a CDS encoding DUF4474 domain-containing protein, which yields MLFHKSVLYNHDPLSPYSNSAPVPSHDNTRSPQSIFPENRSANSFPPSQSLTLPFPAEPRALPQGTGDPDLDQVIKNAGYAYDPQQDIFYSTVNPWQRRAGYCRLYDEASAPMGMIIDCESINFDYNDQKWMVGFWKGQYDLVTGGEIGLYKGAFHYTLPGLFRGMFYKSVSDDEMIPMSFVLKKNGRILLTREDTHWWLTGFKLGEFSQPWELSMTICLTFPEEAMTAAFIGGLKKAGYSKTEYQVSGSSILINFTSPHTKQPTTRTPSTDSLIQAKNKALCEKYLEITGPYNNILDKMKAIENQAPDLYKNVIKIAKSKAFYEIWIKIILLGLTSLVGFKKSIKLTENLNTDKLE from the coding sequence ATGCTATTTCACAAATCCGTTCTGTATAACCATGATCCATTGTCACCGTATTCTAACTCAGCGCCGGTTCCATCACATGATAACACCCGGTCTCCGCAGTCAATTTTTCCCGAAAACAGGTCTGCAAATAGTTTCCCGCCTTCCCAATCATTAACGCTGCCGTTCCCTGCCGAACCAAGAGCATTACCTCAAGGGACTGGGGATCCGGATCTGGATCAAGTTATTAAAAATGCCGGCTATGCTTATGATCCTCAACAGGATATATTCTATTCCACCGTCAATCCCTGGCAGCGAAGAGCCGGGTATTGCCGTCTTTATGATGAAGCTTCGGCTCCGATGGGAATGATCATTGACTGTGAATCGATCAATTTTGATTATAACGATCAAAAATGGATGGTTGGCTTCTGGAAGGGACAGTACGATTTGGTAACCGGCGGAGAAATTGGGTTATACAAAGGTGCTTTCCATTATACACTTCCGGGATTATTCAGGGGTATGTTCTATAAATCCGTCAGTGATGATGAAATGATCCCGATGTCTTTTGTGCTTAAAAAAAATGGACGGATCCTCTTAACGAGAGAAGACACGCATTGGTGGCTGACTGGATTTAAACTGGGCGAGTTCTCACAGCCTTGGGAGTTAAGTATGACGATCTGTCTGACTTTTCCGGAGGAAGCCATGACGGCTGCTTTTATCGGCGGCCTGAAGAAAGCCGGTTACTCCAAAACAGAATATCAGGTGAGCGGCAGTTCTATCCTGATTAACTTCACCTCGCCCCATACGAAGCAGCCGACTACTAGAACACCTTCAACGGATTCATTGATTCAAGCTAAAAATAAAGCCCTATGTGAAAAGTACTTGGAGATAACCGGCCCATATAATAACATTCTGGATAAAATGAAAGCAATCGAAAATCAGGCACCCGATCTTTATAAAAACGTGATCAAAATCGCGAAAAGCAAAGCATTCTATGAAATTTGGATCAAAATAATCCTATTAGGATTAACATCCTTGGTGGGATTCAAAAAGTCAATAAAATTGACGGAGAACCTTAATACCGATAAGCTTGAATAA
- a CDS encoding DUF4474 domain-containing protein, whose translation MSNEIETDTNSNYFSIENTPGIGNEELDEIIEIAGYSYDPTQDIFISNMRPWQRWIGYCRLFDIAAAPMGMIIDCEPIRFDYQGKQWMIGIWKGQYDLVCGGEIGFYQSVVSSSMSPIPSTIFYRAVKDTDMLEMSYTLKRNGEHLFTRSGKHWWLTGFKLGSFAQPSELTMDIRIQLRDLNMLNAFLAGMRAAGYNDNELFVMGNTVSFCFNQPRTPQPFTRTRPTDWLIQQKNKFLCQKFNELTGDKLTVQEKITLIEEKAPWLLKRLDKMNPTSISKETWVLIAIAFLVTVYLVYISSDKEFPDSILDEWSDNLTGNSTDNQTDNLMDNLTETNS comes from the coding sequence ATGTCCAATGAAATTGAAACCGATACGAACAGTAATTATTTCAGTATTGAAAATACGCCTGGAATAGGCAATGAAGAACTTGATGAAATAATTGAAATAGCTGGATATTCTTATGATCCAACCCAAGATATCTTTATTTCCAATATGCGCCCTTGGCAGCGATGGATTGGATACTGTCGGTTATTCGATATCGCAGCCGCACCAATGGGTATGATCATTGATTGTGAACCCATACGTTTTGATTATCAGGGAAAGCAATGGATGATTGGTATCTGGAAAGGACAATATGATCTGGTCTGCGGCGGAGAAATTGGATTCTATCAAAGTGTCGTCAGCTCAAGCATGTCGCCAATTCCAAGCACCATTTTTTATCGCGCCGTCAAAGACACCGATATGCTGGAGATGTCCTATACACTCAAAAGAAATGGTGAGCACCTATTTACGCGAAGCGGCAAACACTGGTGGCTCACTGGTTTTAAATTAGGCAGTTTTGCTCAACCTTCAGAATTAACGATGGATATCCGTATTCAGCTTAGGGATCTGAACATGCTTAACGCCTTTCTGGCCGGGATGCGCGCGGCTGGCTACAATGATAATGAATTATTTGTTATGGGGAATACCGTCAGCTTTTGTTTTAATCAGCCGCGTACGCCCCAACCATTCACACGAACCCGCCCCACCGATTGGCTGATCCAGCAAAAAAATAAATTCTTATGTCAAAAATTTAATGAACTGACAGGCGACAAGCTCACCGTACAGGAAAAAATCACATTGATTGAGGAAAAAGCCCCCTGGCTTTTGAAACGCCTGGACAAAATGAATCCGACAAGTATCTCCAAGGAAACATGGGTATTAATCGCTATTGCTTTCCTGGTTACTGTCTATCTTGTCTATATCAGCTCTGACAAGGAGTTTCCGGATAGTATATTGGATGAATGGTCAGATAACCTAACAGGAAACTCTACTGATAACCAAACGGATAACCTTATGGATAACCTTACGGAAACCAATTCTTGA
- the cphA gene encoding cyanophycin synthetase, translating into MQLLDMQSFTAPNIYSIEQNIVMMRLKLEELVDVPTKDIPGFNEKIIKFFPGLSEHKCTKGYIGGFIDRLKEGTYIAHVTEHLCLEIQKMLGSDMKYGKARNESNDIYKVIFACENSVTGKLCGQFIYDLVSALCQEECFDFSNAYLRLESLFLTYNRGVSTGAIYHEAKKREIPIEEIPGSTLMRLGYGKYQKYISATLFENTSSIAVDIACDKALTKRLLNEAAIPVPEGTVCFTVNEATAYAHTLGYPVVVKPKCGNKGQHVSVNITNDEALQKAVEGALVYGPEVIIERYIRGKDYRLLVIQGKLVAASERVPPMVIGNGTHNIAELIDAENNNALRGYDHEKPLSRIIIDDQIRQCLTQQGLTLQTIPAKGQKVCLRTNSNLSTGGTAIDCTDLVHPRNKEIAQKAVAMIGLDIAGVDMVIPNISQPISSDFGAVVEINAAPGIRMHLYPTEGKSRDVVSPILDMIFPPGHKSSIPVIAVTGTNGKTTTTRMINHILQCSGYTPAMTTTSGIYINGNCIEKGDTTGYLSAKRVLNNREIDAAVLETARGGIIRNGLGYSKADVAVFTNLTNDHLGIDGVNTMEELFHVKSLVTEAVKKDGYCVLNAQDPWVLKAKEKAGGEVLLFTNNENNFAFIDHIKQGKPGVFVHNNAIYIRKNGRIDYVLDIDSIPAAYGGVLQHNIDNALAAIGACTSLGVSLIKISRALRTFTNDLKVNPGRFNLFELQGVKVILDYGHNYDGYRVTLDSLKKLPAKKLVGIIGVPGDRRDDDIIRIGELAGKAFHKLIIKEDSDLRGRKPLEVARLLFAGAQKAGCEKYNMTIIPNEVEALEYALEKAYTGDIITVFFENMDPLVALIEEYQGTIKKDRLNQLHTITSRERFQPWVILQKKSSLVSETGTQH; encoded by the coding sequence TTGCAGCTTCTAGATATGCAATCATTTACAGCTCCGAATATTTACAGCATCGAACAAAATATCGTGATGATGCGCTTAAAATTAGAGGAGCTGGTTGATGTCCCAACGAAAGATATTCCCGGATTTAATGAGAAAATCATCAAATTCTTCCCCGGTTTAAGCGAACATAAATGTACGAAAGGATATATCGGCGGTTTCATTGATCGTTTAAAAGAAGGAACGTATATCGCTCATGTTACCGAACATCTTTGCCTGGAAATTCAAAAAATGCTGGGTTCGGATATGAAATACGGAAAAGCCAGAAACGAATCCAATGATATTTATAAAGTGATCTTCGCTTGCGAAAATAGTGTAACCGGCAAGCTGTGCGGACAATTTATCTATGATTTGGTAAGTGCTTTGTGTCAAGAAGAGTGTTTTGACTTTTCTAATGCTTATTTACGTTTAGAATCTTTATTTCTTACGTACAACAGGGGAGTCAGTACGGGTGCGATCTATCACGAAGCAAAAAAAAGGGAAATCCCCATAGAGGAGATTCCTGGCAGCACCCTGATGCGTTTAGGTTACGGCAAGTATCAAAAATACATCTCAGCGACACTTTTTGAAAATACAAGCAGTATCGCGGTGGATATTGCCTGTGACAAAGCCTTGACTAAAAGACTCCTGAATGAAGCTGCGATTCCAGTCCCGGAAGGTACGGTATGTTTCACTGTTAATGAAGCAACAGCATATGCTCATACCCTCGGTTACCCTGTTGTCGTCAAACCAAAATGCGGCAATAAAGGGCAACATGTCAGTGTGAATATTACAAATGATGAAGCCTTGCAAAAAGCAGTTGAAGGGGCTTTGGTCTATGGTCCGGAAGTTATTATTGAACGGTATATTCGAGGGAAGGATTATCGTCTTTTAGTCATCCAAGGAAAATTAGTGGCTGCATCCGAACGGGTACCTCCTATGGTTATCGGTAATGGTACGCATAACATAGCGGAACTGATCGATGCAGAAAATAACAACGCGCTCCGTGGTTATGACCACGAAAAACCATTGTCGCGCATCATAATTGACGACCAGATCAGACAGTGTCTGACTCAGCAAGGATTGACGCTGCAGACGATTCCCGCAAAGGGCCAAAAGGTCTGTCTGCGCACCAATTCCAACTTGAGTACCGGCGGTACGGCGATTGACTGTACTGACTTGGTACACCCAAGAAATAAGGAGATAGCCCAAAAAGCGGTCGCCATGATCGGTCTGGACATCGCGGGGGTGGATATGGTCATTCCGAATATATCGCAGCCAATCAGCAGTGACTTTGGGGCTGTTGTTGAAATCAATGCTGCCCCGGGTATTCGAATGCATCTTTATCCAACAGAGGGTAAGAGCAGAGACGTTGTTTCACCCATTTTGGATATGATTTTTCCTCCGGGACATAAATCGTCAATTCCGGTTATTGCCGTTACAGGCACCAATGGAAAAACGACAACGACGCGAATGATAAACCATATCTTGCAGTGCAGCGGTTATACACCCGCTATGACAACGACCAGCGGTATCTATATTAATGGGAATTGTATCGAGAAGGGAGATACAACCGGTTATTTAAGTGCAAAACGCGTGCTCAATAATCGTGAGATCGATGCGGCAGTACTGGAGACGGCCCGAGGCGGCATTATTCGAAACGGTTTAGGGTACAGTAAAGCCGATGTCGCTGTGTTCACCAATCTTACCAATGATCATCTGGGGATTGATGGGGTCAATACGATGGAAGAATTATTCCATGTCAAATCGCTGGTAACGGAGGCAGTAAAAAAAGACGGTTATTGTGTACTGAATGCCCAAGACCCATGGGTATTGAAGGCTAAAGAAAAAGCCGGAGGTGAGGTCCTCCTCTTTACGAACAATGAAAACAATTTCGCCTTTATTGATCATATAAAGCAAGGAAAACCCGGTGTTTTTGTCCATAATAACGCCATATATATTCGAAAAAATGGTAGAATAGATTACGTCCTCGATATCGACAGTATCCCTGCTGCTTACGGCGGGGTGCTTCAGCACAATATTGACAATGCGTTGGCTGCAATAGGCGCTTGTACATCGCTGGGTGTATCTCTGATTAAAATTAGCAGAGCCCTTCGGACATTTACGAATGATTTGAAAGTAAATCCCGGCCGGTTTAACTTATTTGAACTGCAAGGCGTCAAAGTCATTTTGGATTATGGCCACAACTATGATGGTTACCGTGTTACCCTTGATAGTCTGAAAAAACTCCCAGCTAAAAAATTGGTCGGTATTATTGGTGTTCCGGGAGACAGACGGGATGATGATATCATCCGGATCGGGGAATTGGCCGGAAAGGCTTTCCATAAGCTTATTATTAAAGAAGACAGCGATCTGAGGGGTCGAAAGCCGTTGGAAGTTGCTCGTCTATTATTCGCCGGAGCGCAAAAAGCCGGATGCGAGAAATATAATATGACGATCATACCTAATGAGGTCGAAGCCCTGGAATATGCTTTGGAGAAAGCCTATACTGGGGATATTATTACGGTTTTTTTCGAGAATATGGACCCCCTTGTCGCATTAATTGAAGAATATCAAGGGACTATAAAAAAGGACCGATTAAATCAATTACACACGATCACGTCAAGGGAACGTTTTCAGCCGTGGGTTATACTCCAGAAAAAAAGTTCTTTGGTCTCCGAAACGGGGACTCAGCACTAG
- a CDS encoding C4-dicarboxylate ABC transporter codes for MPALTAFRSILTFALAVLYLGNVFLSLPLLNLIIMLLLVMIIILSFPFVSGSSKIIAYVTFFAGIILLVAYKAPLSVWTHALEENLYLVVMFAVVPLIGIPFKHGGYFDALQRSFQLYVNTDTRFYLLVSFLSTFVGILVNLAVVPMVYQISKASARSKNIKLLSSALSRGFTTCTIWAPTTAAVALVLQATGTDWIHFFPYALLCGILCGIVGLGLNQWEQGNRLKSRNDLEQINIKESSTLNQDIALSAPAGQWQKLIELAVWSIILIASIAVISHLTGIKTITVVSMASLVIPFLWMGTIKRLPDLRKAVKEEYYRVSLPKLKNEIILFMGAGLLATSIAYSHIGNIVPGFFDLFIGENIILLSYAIIFITVILSVIGVHPIISVAIFSSTIHAAAYHISPAYMAVILAMSWAMGITVSPSGAMVIGISGLTGVSPATIGPRWNLIYVVISTIVAILALTVIRLTGLL; via the coding sequence ATGCCTGCGCTAACTGCTTTTCGCAGTATATTGACTTTCGCCCTTGCGGTGTTATATCTGGGTAATGTTTTCTTGAGCTTACCTTTGCTTAATCTGATCATTATGCTATTACTGGTCATGATCATTATCCTGAGCTTTCCGTTTGTTTCCGGCTCTTCAAAAATCATTGCGTATGTCACATTTTTTGCAGGCATCATTCTTTTAGTCGCATATAAAGCGCCACTTAGTGTGTGGACACACGCCCTTGAAGAAAATTTATACCTTGTAGTTATGTTCGCCGTGGTGCCGCTGATTGGGATACCCTTCAAACATGGCGGTTATTTTGATGCTTTGCAGCGGTCTTTCCAACTTTACGTCAATACAGATACCCGCTTTTATTTGCTCGTTAGTTTTTTATCGACTTTTGTCGGGATACTGGTCAATCTGGCTGTGGTTCCTATGGTTTATCAAATCAGCAAAGCCAGTGCAAGAAGCAAAAATATAAAGTTGTTAAGTTCTGCGTTAAGCAGGGGGTTTACGACGTGTACAATCTGGGCACCAACAACTGCTGCTGTGGCATTAGTACTTCAAGCTACCGGAACGGATTGGATTCATTTTTTCCCGTACGCACTTTTATGCGGTATACTCTGCGGGATCGTTGGATTAGGTCTCAATCAATGGGAGCAAGGAAATAGATTAAAAAGTAGAAATGATTTGGAACAAATAAATATCAAGGAAAGCAGCACGTTGAATCAGGATATCGCACTTTCTGCACCGGCCGGACAGTGGCAAAAACTAATTGAATTAGCAGTATGGTCGATAATATTAATTGCGTCAATAGCAGTTATATCCCATTTAACCGGAATCAAAACAATTACTGTTGTGTCGATGGCCTCCCTGGTTATCCCGTTCCTATGGATGGGGACGATTAAACGCCTTCCGGATTTGCGCAAGGCGGTGAAGGAGGAATATTATCGCGTTAGTTTGCCAAAGTTAAAGAATGAGATCATTCTATTTATGGGAGCCGGATTACTTGCAACGAGTATCGCTTACTCCCATATCGGCAATATAGTGCCTGGTTTTTTTGATCTGTTCATTGGAGAGAATATTATCCTGTTATCATATGCAATTATCTTCATTACCGTCATATTATCAGTAATCGGTGTTCACCCGATCATCTCAGTTGCTATTTTCAGCAGTACGATCCATGCTGCCGCGTATCATATCAGTCCGGCGTATATGGCCGTGATCCTCGCCATGAGCTGGGCGATGGGGATTACCGTATCTCCGTCCGGTGCTATGGTCATAGGTATTTCCGGCTTGACTGGTGTATCACCAGCAACAATAGGACCGCGCTGGAATCTTATCTACGTGGTGATTTCGACGATCGTCGCCATTTTAGCTCTGACGGTCATCCGCTTAACAGGGCTGTTATAA
- a CDS encoding DUF456 domain-containing protein, whose translation METFALVIAIILFIAGLVGTVLPVLPGVILIYAGMLIYGFMTHFTTLHAYFFILQALVVIVLFMVDYFASAIGTKRFGGSKQAAWGAVIGTILGIIVFGPLGIVIGPFAGAVVTELIRGTELNKTLRVGFGTLIGVLGGTAVKVTAEIIMIAYFFLKIF comes from the coding sequence TTGGAAACATTTGCTTTAGTCATAGCGATTATCTTGTTTATTGCCGGCCTTGTAGGTACGGTGCTACCAGTGCTGCCCGGTGTAATACTCATTTATGCCGGTATGCTCATATACGGATTCATGACACATTTTACAACATTGCATGCCTATTTCTTCATCCTGCAAGCGCTTGTCGTCATTGTTTTGTTTATGGTCGATTACTTTGCTTCAGCGATTGGCACCAAACGCTTTGGTGGGAGTAAGCAGGCGGCTTGGGGTGCTGTTATCGGGACAATTTTAGGAATTATCGTATTTGGACCTCTGGGGATTGTTATCGGTCCTTTCGCGGGCGCCGTCGTCACAGAACTTATTCGCGGCACAGAACTCAATAAGACCCTCCGGGTTGGTTTTGGTACCCTGATTGGTGTCCTCGGCGGCACAGCGGTAAAAGTTACTGCAGAAATCATTATGATCGCCTATTTTTTTCTCAAAATCTTCTAA
- a CDS encoding MFS transporter: MNKNVTLKVSILSIFFLNMAPTLVIPALHRLSAAFPEIPFSTIVLAQTLPCLLMIPVALISGALAGKKVKFRTMNIIGIILFIIGGITPFFLSNFTSILLSRVLFGIGIGIISPMGNALVLKFYHGQDRVNLVGIGNVFVMSGGIMMQLASGFLCAISWQYTFLVHLIAIIPLLLVILLLPEPDKEIENDHHKEKLRMPFAVYGYTLMFGIMVMLNYTMVLNISTIMAERSLGSPALAGLVLSLFTAGGMLAGLVFGNVYKLTAKYTIALGLLITAAGLGFADFAGNIIIFALGSLVTGIGFSTVMPAVIVEIGAIAPPASIGMATGMVIALMNGGMFFSPYYMALVQNISSQNNVWFPVCVSMILLVIGAFLLIFYQYKQTPSPERQNSSIS, encoded by the coding sequence ATGAATAAGAACGTGACCCTGAAAGTATCCATACTATCTATTTTTTTCTTAAATATGGCACCAACTCTAGTAATTCCGGCACTACACAGACTTTCTGCCGCTTTCCCGGAAATTCCTTTCAGTACCATTGTACTGGCCCAAACCTTGCCCTGTTTGTTGATGATCCCGGTCGCTCTCATCTCCGGGGCTTTAGCCGGAAAGAAAGTAAAATTTCGGACAATGAATATTATCGGTATCATTCTATTCATTATCGGAGGCATTACCCCCTTTTTTCTGAGTAATTTCACATCTATCTTGCTTTCAAGAGTGTTATTTGGGATCGGTATCGGCATTATTTCCCCGATGGGAAATGCTTTAGTGCTTAAGTTTTATCATGGACAAGATCGCGTTAATTTAGTAGGCATCGGTAATGTTTTTGTTATGAGCGGCGGCATTATGATGCAGTTAGCCAGCGGGTTCCTCTGTGCTATCAGCTGGCAATACACATTTTTAGTACACCTAATCGCGATTATTCCTCTTCTGCTTGTGATCCTACTTCTTCCCGAACCCGATAAAGAGATAGAAAACGACCACCATAAAGAAAAACTGCGTATGCCCTTTGCTGTCTACGGCTATACCCTAATGTTCGGTATCATGGTCATGCTAAATTATACGATGGTGCTGAATATATCCACGATAATGGCTGAACGCAGCCTAGGTTCACCGGCCTTAGCCGGACTCGTTCTTTCTCTGTTTACAGCCGGCGGCATGCTTGCCGGGTTGGTGTTTGGCAATGTCTATAAATTAACTGCCAAATATACTATTGCTTTGGGCCTCCTCATTACCGCCGCTGGCTTAGGATTCGCCGATTTTGCCGGGAATATAATTATCTTCGCTCTCGGATCATTAGTCACTGGTATTGGTTTCTCCACCGTCATGCCGGCAGTTATCGTCGAGATTGGTGCGATCGCGCCCCCTGCCAGTATTGGTATGGCAACGGGCATGGTGATCGCCCTTATGAACGGCGGTATGTTCTTTTCCCCCTATTACATGGCATTGGTGCAAAATATCTCCAGTCAAAACAATGTCTGGTTCCCGGTATGCGTATCGATGATTCTCTTAGTGATTGGTGCGTTTCTTCTTATCTTCTATCAATATAAACAAACGCCCAGTCCAGAAAGACAAAATAGTTCTATTTCTTAA
- a CDS encoding NlpC/P60 family protein, producing MRFKQFVQVCLSKVRNSWKSPRIIGGLFISLLFIGSFAFYLAKPIHVVAVTVNGQKIGFVSDQNTGNDLIKKAASGSYIVTYDDVTVNNAEYLQNSLKKNNLETKLNQSYAAYELEIDGSVVAVVLSAADIDTILQRYENYFNAPSATNVVTETTIKEAVTSNLTTVSLDRIQSPEQVLNDLIDKKTLTIICKGTETTEEAIPYSTITKKDYTLAYAQKKVITQGSKGLKSVTTSYEQQNGKIIKQQVISEKIVKKAVDEVIAVGPSARALTVASSASISGRSYSDVVDYALSYVGSPYVFGGSSPKGFDCSGFVMYVYKAAGVNLPHSSFAQFASGTSVAKSDLQPGDLVFFSTYSSGASHVGIYVGSGKFVHAYNYSYGVTVSSLSSLSSRYLGARRY from the coding sequence ATGCGTTTTAAACAGTTTGTTCAGGTATGTCTGAGCAAGGTGAGAAACTCATGGAAATCACCGCGAATAATCGGTGGTTTATTTATTTCTCTGTTGTTTATCGGATCGTTTGCTTTTTATCTGGCAAAACCGATCCATGTGGTTGCTGTAACAGTCAATGGTCAGAAAATTGGATTTGTTTCCGATCAAAATACCGGAAATGACCTGATCAAAAAAGCTGCTTCGGGATCCTATATTGTCACCTATGACGACGTTACAGTAAACAACGCGGAATATCTGCAAAATTCGCTGAAAAAAAATAATCTCGAAACAAAACTAAATCAGTCCTATGCGGCCTATGAGTTGGAGATCGATGGATCCGTTGTCGCGGTTGTACTGTCGGCTGCGGACATTGATACGATCCTCCAAAGATATGAAAATTACTTTAACGCACCTTCCGCTACGAATGTCGTTACTGAAACCACTATCAAAGAAGCGGTTACTTCTAATCTGACAACTGTATCTTTAGACCGTATTCAATCTCCGGAACAGGTATTAAACGATTTAATCGACAAAAAAACTCTGACCATTATCTGCAAAGGAACCGAGACGACAGAAGAAGCGATACCTTATAGCACCATAACCAAGAAAGACTATACCCTTGCCTACGCGCAGAAGAAAGTCATTACCCAGGGCAGCAAAGGTCTTAAATCGGTAACCACCAGCTATGAACAACAAAACGGTAAAATAATCAAGCAGCAGGTCATTTCCGAAAAAATAGTTAAAAAGGCTGTCGATGAAGTTATTGCTGTCGGGCCGTCCGCCCGGGCCCTCACCGTCGCCTCAAGTGCTTCGATCAGTGGCCGAAGTTATTCTGATGTCGTTGATTATGCCTTAAGTTATGTTGGTTCACCGTATGTTTTTGGCGGCAGCAGCCCGAAAGGTTTTGACTGTTCCGGTTTTGTCATGTACGTTTATAAGGCAGCCGGGGTTAACCTTCCCCATTCATCATTTGCCCAGTTTGCTTCAGGAACGTCAGTAGCCAAAAGTGATCTTCAGCCGGGTGATTTAGTCTTCTTCTCAACTTATTCTTCCGGTGCTTCCCACGTTGGGATATATGTCGGCAGCGGAAAATTTGTCCACGCCTATAATTATTCATACGGTGTCACCGTTTCCAGTCTGAGTTCTCTATCTTCACGTTACCTTGGCGCCAGACGGTATTAA
- a CDS encoding TrpB-like pyridoxal phosphate-dependent enzyme, protein MANIPYKIYLTEDEMPKNWYNVKAVMKELPPPFIHPGTLQPITADELRPIFCDELIAQELNNSDLYIEIPEGIRDFYKMYRPSPLIRAYNLEKLLDTPAEIYYKFEGTNTSGSHKLNSAAAQVYYAKKQGLAALTTETGAGQWGTALAMACAFYDLPLTVYMVKVSAEQKPYRKAVIETYGGKVIPSPSDTTEIGRKILSENPGTGGSLGCAISEAIETAVKTPDCRYVLGSVLDHVLLHQSIIGEETKTACEKYDIQPDMIIGCIGGGSNYGGLVGPFMGDKIKGKNNIEFIGVEPASCPSLTRGRYAYDFGDTGKTTPLIKMYTLGSGFIPSPNHAGGLRYHGMSGIVSKLYHDGYMTARSVEQTKVFDAATLFARSEGTLPAPESAHAIRGAIDEAIKCKESGEKKTILFGLTGTGYFDMAAYMSYNSGTMTDYVPSDEDLEKGFATLPNVNL, encoded by the coding sequence ATGGCAAATATCCCCTACAAAATTTACTTAACCGAAGATGAGATGCCTAAGAACTGGTACAACGTGAAAGCTGTTATGAAGGAACTGCCTCCCCCATTTATCCATCCGGGTACACTGCAGCCAATCACAGCCGATGAACTTCGTCCCATTTTTTGTGATGAATTGATTGCCCAGGAATTAAATAATAGTGATCTCTATATCGAAATACCCGAAGGCATTCGTGACTTTTACAAAATGTACCGTCCTTCACCCCTGATCAGGGCGTATAATTTGGAAAAATTATTGGATACGCCTGCAGAGATCTATTATAAGTTTGAAGGGACAAATACATCCGGCTCCCATAAGTTAAATTCGGCCGCGGCTCAGGTTTATTACGCCAAAAAACAAGGCTTAGCTGCTCTGACCACAGAAACTGGTGCCGGACAATGGGGCACTGCGCTGGCCATGGCCTGTGCTTTTTATGATCTGCCGCTGACTGTCTATATGGTCAAAGTCTCGGCAGAACAAAAACCATATCGCAAGGCGGTGATCGAGACCTATGGCGGAAAAGTCATACCTTCACCTTCCGACACCACAGAAATCGGCAGAAAGATTTTATCAGAAAACCCCGGAACCGGCGGCTCGTTAGGCTGCGCTATTTCCGAAGCAATCGAGACAGCCGTGAAAACACCGGACTGCCGTTATGTTCTGGGCAGTGTACTCGACCATGTTCTCCTTCACCAATCCATCATTGGTGAAGAAACAAAAACCGCCTGCGAAAAGTATGACATTCAACCGGATATGATTATCGGCTGTATCGGTGGCGGATCAAATTATGGCGGTTTAGTCGGGCCATTTATGGGCGATAAGATTAAAGGCAAGAATAACATCGAATTCATTGGTGTCGAGCCTGCCTCCTGTCCGTCTTTGACCAGAGGAAGATACGCCTATGATTTTGGTGACACAGGAAAAACAACACCTCTCATTAAGATGTATACGTTGGGATCCGGCTTTATTCCCTCGCCGAATCATGCCGGAGGTCTTCGTTACCACGGTATGAGCGGCATCGTATCCAAATTGTATCATGACGGTTATATGACAGCGCGTTCTGTGGAACAAACCAAAGTATTTGACGCTGCTACCCTTTTTGCTCGCTCTGAAGGTACTTTACCTGCACCGGAATCTGCCCATGCCATACGGGGGGCTATTGATGAAGCTATCAAGTGCAAAGAAAGCGGCGAAAAGAAAACCATACTTTTTGGTTTAACCGGAACCGGCTACTTTGATATGGCAGCCTATATGAGTTATAATTCCGGAACCATGACGGATTATGTTCCTTCAGATGAAGATCTCGAAAAAGGATTTGCCACTTTGCCTAACGTCAACTTATAA